The genomic stretch TTAAGTCATGACCAATCAGAACAATCGTCGTGTTATTGAGCTGATTCATTCGACTCAACAAACGCAGTATTTGAGACTGTGTAATTGGGTCTAAATCGTTGGTTGGTTCATCGGCAATCAAGACTTTTGGCTTGGCTGCGATCGCCATGGCAATCATCACTTTTTGACATTCACCATCGGTCAGCTCATATGAGTAGCTGTCCATTAGACGTGAGTGATCTTTGATACCGACTTTGTGCAGTAGTGCTATCGCTTGCTTCTTACGCCACTTAAATCGTTGCCACCAACGACCTTCAAATGCGTGAGAAGGAATCGCTTCGATCAGTTGATGTCCCACTTTTTCGGAAGGATCAAGACACGTTGATGGTTCTTGGAAGATCATCGCGATATCACGAGCAATAACACGTCTGCGCTCTTTAGGCGTCAGTTGGAGTAAGTCAACGTTCCCCAGTCGCATTCGGTCAGCTGAGACCTTCCAGTTTTCCTTACAAACACCAACGATCGCTTTCGCAACCAAACTTTTACCAGAGCCGGATTCGCCTACTAGACCACGAATTTCCCCTTCATTGAGGGTAATACTCATTCGATCTACCGCTTTAACCATCCCTTGAGGAGTCTCAATCTCGATGGTTAGATGTCGAATATCAAGTAACGGCATTATTCGATTCCTGCGTTTAGCGCTTGGCGAACACCTTCACCGACAAGGTTAATCACGATCACTGTAAACATAATAGCTAAGCCGGGTAGGGTTACTGTCCATGGTGCTAGGTAAATCAATTCTACTGAATCACCCAAAATTGAGCCCCATTCTGTACTTGGTGCTTGAGCGCCAAGACCAAGGAAGCCCAATGCTGTGATATCAAGAATCGCCACTGATAATGCCAATGTCACTTCTAGTGCAACCACGGTAAGAATATTGGGAACAATC from Vibrio pomeroyi encodes the following:
- a CDS encoding peptide ABC transporter ATP-binding protein, with amino-acid sequence MPLLDIRHLTIEIETPQGMVKAVDRMSITLNEGEIRGLVGESGSGKSLVAKAIVGVCKENWKVSADRMRLGNVDLLQLTPKERRRVIARDIAMIFQEPSTCLDPSEKVGHQLIEAIPSHAFEGRWWQRFKWRKKQAIALLHKVGIKDHSRLMDSYSYELTDGECQKVMIAMAIAAKPKVLIADEPTNDLDPITQSQILRLLSRMNQLNNTTIVLIGHDLTTITQWATRITVMYCGQSVESADTQKLLDAPKHPYTVALLKAMPDFNDWIPHKEKLQSLPGSIPPLQHLPIGCRLGPRCPYAQRQCVEIPHTKRIKNHKFNCHFPLNMEKKKKS